A genomic window from Halorubrum trapanicum includes:
- a CDS encoding site-2 protease family protein, translating into MSEHEDAAAAGDGAPRPEPLRTFFRIDEVRREDGRVRYRGESYVPERTLLRKLTPHFREAGYEVDVEVVDDGHVVVATPFDRGRDGIPWVNVAMFAATVLSTLFVGAYGWYYVPLAEIQSNPLSLLQAWPFTAAVLGVLMTHELGHYAAGRYHGVPVSLPYVIPFIFPFGTLGAVIRIRGRMPSRKVLFDIGAAGPIAGLVATVVVTAIGLSLDPIGVPAELANSSGPVIRFNNPPLLDLIAGVLGQPTSYADPRITAHPVVIGGWVGMFFTLLNLLPVGQLDGGHMVRAMLGPRQETLAALVPGALFGIAAYLHFWRGLGLNESVGLWAFWGVFATVIAFNGPADPTDEEGVGLPRLAVGLATFAVGALCFLLVPIQVVGA; encoded by the coding sequence ATGTCAGAACACGAGGACGCGGCGGCGGCCGGCGACGGCGCGCCGCGTCCGGAGCCCCTCCGGACGTTCTTCCGGATCGACGAGGTCCGCCGCGAGGACGGCCGCGTGCGATACCGCGGCGAGTCGTACGTCCCGGAGCGGACGCTGCTGCGGAAGCTGACTCCACACTTCAGAGAGGCGGGCTACGAGGTCGACGTGGAGGTCGTCGACGACGGCCACGTCGTCGTCGCGACGCCGTTCGACCGCGGCCGCGACGGGATCCCCTGGGTGAACGTCGCCATGTTCGCGGCCACCGTGCTGTCGACGCTGTTCGTCGGCGCGTACGGGTGGTACTACGTTCCGCTCGCGGAGATCCAGTCGAACCCCCTCTCGCTGCTTCAGGCGTGGCCGTTCACCGCCGCCGTCCTCGGCGTCCTGATGACCCACGAGCTCGGCCACTACGCCGCCGGGCGCTACCACGGCGTCCCCGTCTCGCTCCCGTACGTCATCCCCTTCATCTTCCCGTTCGGCACGCTCGGCGCGGTGATCCGGATCCGCGGGCGAATGCCCTCTCGGAAGGTCCTCTTCGACATCGGGGCCGCCGGCCCGATCGCGGGACTGGTCGCGACGGTCGTGGTGACCGCCATCGGACTCTCCTTGGACCCGATCGGAGTGCCGGCGGAGCTCGCGAACTCCTCGGGGCCGGTGATCCGCTTCAACAACCCGCCACTCCTAGACCTCATCGCCGGCGTCCTCGGCCAGCCGACGAGCTACGCCGATCCGCGGATAACGGCCCATCCGGTCGTGATCGGCGGCTGGGTCGGGATGTTCTTCACCCTCCTGAACCTCCTCCCCGTCGGCCAGCTCGACGGCGGACACATGGTCCGAGCGATGCTCGGGCCGCGACAGGAGACGCTGGCGGCGCTCGTCCCCGGCGCGCTGTTCGGGATCGCCGCGTACCTCCACTTCTGGCGGGGGCTCGGGCTGAACGAGTCAGTCGGGCTGTGGGCGTTCTGGGGGGTGTTCGCGACGGTGATCGCGTTCAACGGCCCGGCCGACCCGACCGACGAGGAGGGCGTGGGCCTCCCGCGGCTGGCGGTCGGCCTCGCCACGTTCGCCGTCGGCGCGCTCTGTTTCCTCCTCGTACCGATCCAGGTCGTCGGCGCGTGA
- a CDS encoding molybdopterin synthase — MRPISIVGDGAPELARRLAARLDGRVAVVERDDGSAGGGRSEPAPDEREPTDPAADGGVVDGEGTGPERRLDARTEIAFDADGNWRGRGSVEGFDDLLDGLAPDHDYLLAVGESRLRVSAVLLGPDPDPESVPGTVLATAGARDEVDLDALVADLDGAEPWITRETLVERVEASADAERSGAIATFTGRVRARDGPDDDRTTHLAFEKYEGIAAERMDAIADELAERDGVFDVRMHHRTGVIEAGEDIVFVVVLAGHRREAFRTVEDGIDRLKDEVPIFKKEATESEAFWVHRRD, encoded by the coding sequence ATGCGACCGATATCGATCGTCGGCGACGGGGCCCCGGAGCTGGCCCGACGGCTCGCGGCGCGGCTCGACGGGCGAGTCGCCGTCGTCGAGCGCGACGACGGCTCGGCCGGCGGGGGGCGGAGCGAGCCGGCCCCCGACGAGCGGGAACCGACCGATCCGGCCGCCGACGGCGGGGTCGTCGACGGCGAGGGTACCGGCCCCGAACGGCGCCTCGACGCCCGCACCGAGATCGCGTTCGACGCGGACGGGAACTGGCGCGGCCGGGGGAGCGTCGAGGGGTTCGACGACCTGCTCGACGGGCTCGCTCCCGACCACGACTACCTGCTGGCGGTCGGCGAGTCGCGCCTGCGCGTGTCCGCGGTCCTCCTGGGCCCGGATCCGGACCCCGAGAGCGTGCCGGGGACTGTCCTCGCGACCGCGGGCGCCCGCGACGAGGTCGACCTCGACGCGCTCGTCGCCGACCTCGACGGCGCGGAGCCGTGGATCACCCGCGAGACGCTCGTCGAGCGGGTGGAGGCGTCGGCGGACGCGGAGCGGTCAGGTGCGATCGCTACGTTCACCGGCCGCGTACGCGCGCGAGACGGCCCCGACGACGACCGGACGACCCACCTCGCGTTCGAGAAGTACGAGGGGATCGCCGCGGAGCGGATGGACGCCATCGCCGACGAACTCGCGGAGCGCGACGGCGTCTTCGACGTGCGGATGCACCACCGCACCGGCGTGATCGAGGCGGGCGAGGACATCGTGTTCGTCGTCGTCCTCGCCGGGCACCGCCGGGAGGCGTTCCGGACGGTCGAGGACGGGATCGACCGGCTGAAAGACGAGGTGCCGATATTCAAGAAGGAGGCGACGGAGTCGGAGGCGTTCTGGGTCCATCGGCGGGACTGA
- the pyrH gene encoding UMP kinase, with protein MRVVVSVGGSVLAPDLDPERVAAYAEAIERLAADGCEVGVVVGGGGVAREYIETAREIGANEVELDRLGIGTTRLNARLLIAALGDHASLAPAVDTEEAAAALRRDEVAVMGGVTPGQTTDAVAAAFAESVDADLLVYATSADGVYDADPNADPDATQFASLSPAELVEVVLPMSRDAGASAPVDLLAAKLIDRAGIRSIVLDGTDPTAVVDAVLRGDHTGTDVVPVDGEEPSYWTGER; from the coding sequence ATGAGAGTCGTCGTTTCTGTCGGCGGGAGCGTGCTCGCGCCGGACCTCGACCCCGAGCGCGTGGCCGCCTACGCCGAGGCGATCGAACGGCTGGCCGCCGACGGCTGCGAGGTCGGGGTCGTCGTCGGCGGGGGCGGCGTCGCCCGCGAGTACATCGAGACGGCCCGCGAGATCGGGGCCAACGAGGTGGAGCTCGACCGGCTCGGCATCGGGACGACCCGGCTCAACGCCCGGCTTTTGATCGCCGCCCTCGGCGATCACGCGAGCCTCGCGCCGGCGGTCGACACCGAGGAGGCGGCCGCCGCCCTCCGCCGCGACGAGGTGGCGGTGATGGGCGGGGTGACGCCGGGACAGACGACCGACGCGGTCGCCGCCGCGTTCGCCGAGTCGGTCGACGCCGACCTGCTCGTGTACGCCACGAGCGCCGACGGCGTGTACGACGCCGACCCCAACGCCGACCCCGACGCGACTCAGTTCGCGTCGCTGTCGCCGGCCGAGCTCGTCGAGGTCGTCCTCCCGATGAGCCGGGACGCGGGCGCGTCCGCGCCCGTCGACCTGCTCGCCGCGAAGCTCATCGACCGGGCGGGCATCCGGTCGATCGTCCTCGACGGCACCGACCCGACCGCCGTCGTCGACGCCGTGCTGCGCGGCGACCACACCGGGACCGACGTCGTCCCCGTCGACGGCGAGGAGCCGAGCTACTGGACGGGGGAGCGATGA
- the lysS gene encoding lysine--tRNA ligase, translating into MSADDDSPHILSEQTALDEGAAEAGEDAADDGEGAPEGSAGAFHAFWADVVADEVEARDPDEPIVIKGGVSPSGVAHLGNFNEIMRGYFVAEVLRDRGHEVRQVFTSDDRDPLRKVPRKLANADGEIVGLGEVDAGALGRNLGKPYTAIPDPFGEADSYAAHFAGLLKADADRLNVPVEMLSNTELYADGTFDDAVRTVLSDVERVREVLSPYQDKVDGEYVPFNPVCEACGKVTETVTGIDLDAETVDYVCTDMDAGGNTIEGCGHEGTATFREGKLPWRLEWPAQWGVLGVDFEPFGKDHAEGSWPSGVDVARNVFGEEPPVPMVYEWFTLNGEAFSSSEGNVVTVQELLELIEPEVLRYFFALHPKKARDLDVERLDQLVDRFDRFERAYFGEVDDPDLTAFAERAYPFVVGRPDDPPTEKPLRLPYTFAAVLGMVDDPEFRERLARDEGHIPDAAAADAVDAALARVEQARNWAERTENEYDYRLQTDLPAVEFDDDVAAALDDLADFVAEGHDGEAIQGAMYETARDHDVEVSEFFAAGYRLFFDDTQGPRLGEFLGELERDYVVDRLRREA; encoded by the coding sequence ATGAGCGCGGACGACGACTCCCCGCACATCCTCTCGGAGCAGACCGCGCTCGACGAGGGGGCGGCCGAAGCGGGCGAGGACGCGGCCGACGACGGCGAGGGCGCGCCCGAGGGGTCCGCGGGGGCCTTCCACGCGTTCTGGGCCGACGTGGTCGCCGACGAGGTCGAGGCGCGCGACCCCGACGAGCCGATCGTGATCAAGGGCGGCGTCTCCCCGTCGGGCGTGGCCCACCTCGGCAACTTCAACGAGATCATGCGCGGCTACTTCGTCGCCGAGGTGTTACGCGACCGTGGCCACGAGGTCCGACAGGTGTTCACCTCCGACGACAGGGACCCGCTGCGGAAGGTCCCGCGAAAGCTGGCGAACGCGGACGGCGAGATCGTCGGCCTCGGCGAGGTCGACGCGGGCGCGCTCGGCCGCAACCTCGGGAAGCCGTACACGGCGATCCCGGACCCGTTCGGCGAGGCCGACTCGTACGCGGCCCACTTCGCGGGCCTGCTGAAGGCCGACGCCGACCGCCTGAACGTCCCCGTCGAGATGCTCTCGAACACCGAGCTGTACGCCGACGGGACGTTCGACGACGCGGTCCGGACCGTCCTCTCGGACGTCGAGCGCGTCCGCGAGGTGCTCTCGCCGTACCAGGACAAGGTGGACGGCGAGTACGTCCCCTTCAACCCGGTCTGCGAGGCGTGCGGCAAGGTCACGGAGACGGTGACGGGGATCGACCTCGACGCGGAGACCGTCGACTACGTCTGTACCGACATGGACGCCGGCGGCAACACCATCGAGGGGTGCGGCCACGAGGGAACCGCGACGTTCCGGGAGGGGAAGCTCCCGTGGCGGCTGGAGTGGCCCGCCCAGTGGGGGGTCCTCGGCGTCGACTTCGAGCCGTTCGGGAAGGACCACGCCGAGGGGTCGTGGCCCTCCGGCGTCGACGTCGCGCGGAACGTGTTCGGCGAGGAGCCGCCCGTGCCGATGGTGTACGAGTGGTTCACGCTCAACGGCGAGGCGTTCTCCTCCTCCGAGGGCAACGTCGTCACGGTCCAGGAGCTTCTGGAGCTGATCGAGCCCGAGGTGCTCCGCTACTTCTTCGCGCTCCACCCGAAGAAGGCCCGCGACCTCGACGTCGAGCGGCTCGACCAGCTGGTCGACCGCTTCGACCGGTTCGAGCGCGCGTACTTCGGCGAGGTCGACGACCCCGACCTCACCGCCTTCGCCGAGCGCGCCTACCCGTTCGTCGTCGGGCGACCGGACGACCCGCCGACCGAGAAGCCGCTCCGGCTCCCGTACACGTTCGCGGCGGTCCTCGGGATGGTCGACGACCCCGAGTTCCGCGAGCGGCTCGCCCGCGACGAGGGGCACATCCCGGACGCCGCCGCCGCCGACGCCGTCGACGCCGCGCTCGCCCGCGTGGAGCAGGCCCGGAACTGGGCCGAGCGGACCGAAAACGAGTACGACTACCGGCTCCAGACGGACCTCCCCGCGGTCGAGTTCGACGACGACGTCGCGGCCGCGCTCGACGACCTCGCCGACTTCGTCGCCGAGGGCCACGACGGCGAGGCGATTCAGGGGGCGATGTACGAGACCGCCCGCGACCACGACGTCGAGGTGAGCGAGTTCTTCGCGGCGGGCTACCGCCTCTTCTTCGACGACACGCAGGGGCCGCGGCTGGGAGAGTTCTTGGGCGAACTGGAGCGCGACTACGTCGTCGACCGGCTCCGGCGGGAGGCGTAG
- a CDS encoding sensor histidine kinase KdpD, producing the protein MTFNSELIYGRSAAALTAAYLCLGVLFAVAVDLAAASVNGAAAGLTPARLVGDFLLVVGSGGLLYGAVTYHRRRAETARRDLETSNQQLQVLSRVFRHNVRNDLNVIQGYTDLLADRIDDERSRECLETIRETTDDVVEISEKLRVIEDASTEPPDGRVNLVDAVHEAVDVVDADGAAVTVETPSEAWIRADDSVEFPVREVFENAVTHNDGATRRVAATIRENGTTTCLEVTDNGPGIPPDERAVLQAEEETPLSHASSIGLWLVKWMCETQGGTVRFDATDDGTTVRLRFESAAPPNPAR; encoded by the coding sequence ATGACGTTTAATTCGGAACTGATCTACGGGCGGTCCGCGGCCGCTCTCACGGCGGCGTACCTCTGTCTCGGCGTGCTGTTCGCGGTCGCGGTCGACCTCGCGGCCGCGTCGGTGAACGGGGCCGCGGCGGGGTTGACGCCGGCGCGCCTCGTCGGGGACTTCCTGCTCGTCGTCGGGTCCGGCGGACTCCTCTACGGCGCGGTCACGTACCATCGACGGCGGGCGGAGACCGCCCGGCGGGACCTCGAAACCTCCAACCAGCAGCTACAGGTGTTGAGCCGGGTGTTCCGACACAACGTCCGCAACGACCTCAACGTGATTCAGGGGTACACCGACCTGTTGGCCGACCGGATCGACGACGAGCGGAGCCGGGAGTGCCTGGAGACGATCCGAGAGACGACCGACGACGTCGTCGAGATCAGCGAGAAGCTCCGGGTGATCGAGGACGCGTCGACCGAACCGCCGGACGGCCGCGTGAACCTCGTCGACGCGGTCCACGAGGCGGTCGACGTCGTCGACGCCGACGGCGCCGCGGTCACGGTCGAAACCCCCTCCGAGGCGTGGATCCGCGCGGACGACTCCGTCGAGTTCCCGGTCCGCGAGGTGTTCGAGAACGCGGTCACCCACAACGACGGCGCGACGCGGCGCGTGGCGGCGACGATCCGCGAGAACGGGACGACCACCTGCCTGGAGGTCACCGACAACGGGCCGGGGATCCCCCCGGACGAGCGCGCGGTGTTGCAGGCCGAAGAGGAGACGCCGCTCTCGCACGCGAGCAGCATCGGGCTGTGGCTCGTCAAGTGGATGTGCGAGACGCAGGGGGGGACCGTCCGGTTCGACGCGACCGACGACGGCACGACGGTCCGACTCCGGTTCGAGTCCGCGGCGCCGCCTAATCCAGCTCGGTGA
- a CDS encoding DUF5808 domain-containing protein: MADKPSSGEILGIPYNFERPSLGRMLSSYWQPDKGMLVEKPFGIGYTLNLANWRSWLVLAVAGGLYYQQQSGGTAASSDGHDEEADDGDGPVEVIVDDD; the protein is encoded by the coding sequence ATGGCAGACAAACCGTCGTCGGGAGAGATTCTCGGGATCCCGTACAACTTCGAGCGTCCGAGCCTCGGACGCATGCTTTCGTCGTACTGGCAGCCGGACAAGGGGATGCTCGTCGAGAAGCCGTTCGGCATCGGCTACACGCTGAACCTCGCCAACTGGCGGTCGTGGCTCGTCCTCGCGGTGGCCGGCGGGCTCTACTACCAGCAGCAGTCGGGCGGTACCGCCGCCTCGTCCGACGGTCACGACGAGGAGGCCGACGACGGCGACGGCCCCGTCGAAGTGATCGTCGACGACGACTGA
- a CDS encoding bifunctional N(6)-L-threonylcarbamoyladenine synthase/serine/threonine protein kinase, protein MRVLGIEGTAWCASAALYDAETDSVLIESDPYEPDSGGIHPREAAEHMSEAIPAVVDRVLTAAEAEHGPDAVDAVAFSRGPGLGPCLRIVGTAARSLAGTLDVPLVGVNHMVAHLEIGRHRSGFDNPVCLNASGANAHLLGYHDGRYRVLGETMDAGVGNAIDKFTRHVGWSHPGGPKVETAAAEFAAAAGGGESDGETADAGLLDLPYVVKGMDFSFSGISSAANDAADDGVPVEEICFSLQEHVFAMLAEVSERALSLTGADELVLGGGVAQNDRLREMLAAMCEARGADFFAPEPRFLRDNAGMIAVLGAKMAAAGDTVPIAESAVDPNFRPDQVPVTWRGGESVARAPGSGMSADGAPARDSDADRRGAEATVTVTGSDGDRRAVKRRVEKSYRHPELDRTLRRDRTVAEARLTSEARRAGVPTPLVSDVDLATATLTLQHVGERDLAAALDERWTEAVGRHLARLHGAGIVHGDPTTRNVRVSPERAGSRGGNGEADPPETYLIDFGLGYHTGHVEDHAMDLHVFEGSVRATATDPDPLIAAFEAGYEAVGDGEVLERLRDVADRGRYR, encoded by the coding sequence ATGCGCGTTCTCGGCATCGAGGGTACCGCGTGGTGCGCCAGCGCCGCGCTGTACGACGCCGAGACCGACTCCGTTCTCATCGAATCCGACCCCTACGAGCCGGACAGCGGCGGCATTCACCCGCGCGAGGCCGCCGAACACATGTCGGAGGCGATCCCCGCAGTCGTCGACCGGGTGTTGACCGCGGCCGAGGCGGAACACGGCCCGGACGCGGTCGACGCGGTCGCCTTCTCCCGCGGCCCCGGACTCGGCCCCTGCCTCCGGATCGTCGGGACCGCGGCGCGGTCGCTGGCCGGGACGCTCGACGTTCCCCTCGTCGGCGTCAACCACATGGTTGCGCACTTAGAGATCGGTCGCCATCGGTCCGGCTTCGACAACCCGGTCTGTCTGAACGCCTCGGGCGCGAACGCGCACCTGCTCGGCTACCACGACGGGCGCTACCGCGTCCTCGGCGAGACGATGGACGCCGGCGTGGGCAACGCGATAGACAAGTTCACCCGCCACGTCGGCTGGAGCCACCCCGGCGGTCCGAAGGTGGAGACGGCGGCCGCGGAGTTCGCGGCGGCTGCGGGCGGAGGTGAAAGTGACGGGGAGACCGCCGACGCCGGCCTCCTCGACCTCCCGTACGTCGTCAAGGGGATGGACTTCTCGTTTTCCGGGATCAGCTCGGCCGCCAACGACGCCGCGGACGACGGCGTCCCCGTCGAGGAGATCTGCTTCTCGCTCCAGGAGCACGTCTTCGCGATGCTCGCCGAGGTGTCGGAGCGCGCGCTCTCGCTGACCGGGGCCGACGAGCTCGTGCTGGGCGGCGGCGTCGCGCAGAACGACCGGCTGCGTGAGATGCTGGCCGCGATGTGCGAGGCCCGCGGGGCCGACTTCTTCGCCCCGGAGCCGCGCTTCCTCCGCGACAACGCCGGGATGATCGCCGTGCTTGGCGCGAAGATGGCCGCCGCGGGGGACACGGTCCCGATCGCGGAGTCCGCGGTCGACCCGAACTTCCGCCCGGACCAGGTCCCGGTGACGTGGCGCGGCGGCGAGTCCGTCGCGCGGGCGCCCGGGAGCGGGATGTCGGCGGACGGAGCGCCCGCGCGCGACTCCGACGCGGATCGGCGGGGCGCGGAGGCGACCGTGACGGTAACCGGGAGCGACGGCGACCGCCGCGCGGTCAAGCGGCGGGTCGAGAAGTCCTACCGACACCCCGAGCTCGACCGGACGCTCCGGCGCGACCGGACCGTCGCGGAGGCGCGGCTGACGAGCGAGGCGCGGCGCGCGGGCGTGCCGACGCCGCTCGTGTCGGACGTCGACCTCGCGACCGCGACGCTGACGCTCCAGCACGTCGGCGAGCGCGACCTCGCGGCCGCACTCGACGAGCGTTGGACCGAGGCGGTCGGCCGTCACCTCGCGCGGCTTCACGGCGCGGGGATCGTCCACGGCGACCCGACGACGCGGAACGTGCGGGTGTCGCCCGAACGAGCCGGGAGCCGAGGCGGGAACGGTGAGGCCGACCCGCCGGAGACGTACCTCATCGACTTCGGACTCGGCTACCACACCGGCCACGTCGAGGACCACGCGATGGATCTCCACGTGTTCGAGGGGTCGGTCCGGGCGACCGCGACGGATCCCGACCCGCTGATCGCGGCGTTCGAGGCGGGGTACGAGGCCGTCGGTGACGGCGAGGTCCTCGAACGGCTGCGCGACGTTGCGGACCGCGGCCGGTATCGCTGA
- a CDS encoding 30S ribosomal protein S24e: MDVDIISEEENPMLHRTDIRFETTHEEATPSRLSVRDSLAAKLDKDSEEVVVHELDTKFGMRKTIGYAKVYDSAADALEVEQDHMLERNKIGGDEADAEEA; encoded by the coding sequence ATGGACGTCGATATCATCTCCGAGGAGGAGAACCCGATGCTGCACCGCACGGACATCCGTTTCGAGACGACGCACGAGGAGGCCACCCCCTCGCGGCTGTCGGTCCGCGACTCGCTGGCGGCCAAGCTCGACAAGGACTCCGAGGAGGTCGTCGTCCACGAGCTCGACACGAAGTTCGGCATGCGCAAGACGATCGGCTACGCGAAGGTGTACGACTCCGCGGCCGACGCCTTAGAGGTCGAACAGGACCACATGCTCGAACGCAACAAGATCGGCGGCGACGAGGCGGACGCCGAGGAAGCCTAA
- a CDS encoding GTP-dependent dephospho-CoA kinase family protein, with protein MSDSSDDPSDPLLTLPESLRDAFKEPLGPVTTDAAALLEAVDETRERHGSPDEAPPRLIAVGDVVTYHLREAGRVPDAALVDGKTEREAVREEIATALSATGERRIPVENPAAALSAALLDALAEALAADEPVTIEVTGEEDLAALPAMLAAPLGSTVVYGQPGEGMVRVAVTPETRRKARELFEGLAGDTAAAYELLDVDPDGLDGADAE; from the coding sequence ATGAGCGACTCATCCGACGACCCGTCCGACCCGCTTCTCACGCTACCTGAATCGCTGCGCGACGCGTTCAAGGAGCCGCTGGGACCGGTGACGACCGACGCCGCCGCGCTTCTGGAGGCGGTCGACGAGACCCGCGAGCGACACGGCTCCCCCGACGAGGCCCCTCCGCGGCTGATCGCGGTCGGCGACGTGGTCACCTACCACCTCCGGGAGGCCGGCCGCGTCCCGGACGCCGCGCTGGTCGACGGGAAGACGGAGCGCGAGGCGGTCCGCGAGGAGATCGCGACCGCGCTGTCTGCCACGGGAGAGCGGCGAATTCCCGTTGAGAACCCCGCCGCGGCGCTGTCGGCGGCGCTGCTCGACGCGCTCGCCGAGGCGCTCGCGGCCGACGAGCCGGTGACGATAGAGGTGACCGGCGAGGAGGACCTGGCGGCGCTGCCCGCGATGCTGGCGGCGCCGCTCGGCTCGACCGTCGTCTACGGCCAGCCCGGCGAGGGGATGGTCCGCGTCGCGGTCACGCCCGAGACCCGACGGAAGGCCCGCGAGCTGTTCGAGGGGTTGGCGGGCGACACCGCGGCCGCGTACGAGCTTCTCGACGTCGACCCGGACGGGCTCGACGGGGCGGACGCGGAGTAG
- the spt4 gene encoding transcription elongation factor subunit Spt4, whose product MAEDRLACRECHHVNDPDAQTCALCGSSSLTEDWAGYVIITDPADSQIAEEMNVSDAGAYALKVR is encoded by the coding sequence ATGGCCGAGGACCGCCTGGCGTGTCGGGAGTGCCACCACGTCAACGACCCGGACGCCCAGACCTGCGCGCTCTGCGGGTCGTCGTCGCTGACGGAGGACTGGGCGGGCTACGTCATCATCACCGACCCCGCGGACAGCCAGATCGCCGAGGAGATGAACGTCTCAGACGCGGGCGCGTACGCGCTCAAGGTCCGCTGA
- a CDS encoding DNA-directed RNA polymerase translates to MYKRVRLKDTVEVPPKHLADVTDERVKALLQDKLEGRMDEEVGSVVSVIEVHDIGEGAVLHNRPGVYYEAEFDALTYDPDMQEVADGTVVETVEFGAFVGIGPVDGLLHVSQITDEYLTFDGANQQLASSDSDKTLGVDDAVRVRVVTKSIDERNPRDSKIGLTAKQPGLGKHEWLEGQRKHREQTGEEAD, encoded by the coding sequence ATGTACAAACGAGTTCGACTCAAGGACACGGTCGAGGTCCCGCCGAAGCACCTGGCGGACGTCACCGACGAGCGGGTGAAGGCCCTGCTCCAGGACAAGCTGGAAGGACGGATGGACGAGGAAGTCGGCAGCGTCGTGAGCGTCATCGAGGTTCACGACATCGGCGAGGGGGCGGTGTTGCACAACCGCCCCGGCGTCTACTACGAGGCGGAGTTCGACGCGCTCACCTACGACCCCGACATGCAGGAGGTCGCCGACGGCACCGTCGTCGAGACGGTGGAGTTCGGCGCATTCGTCGGGATCGGCCCGGTGGACGGGCTGCTCCACGTCTCGCAGATAACCGACGAGTACCTCACGTTCGACGGCGCGAACCAGCAGCTCGCCTCGTCGGACTCCGACAAGACGCTCGGCGTCGACGACGCCGTGCGCGTCCGCGTCGTGACGAAGAGCATCGACGAGCGCAACCCCCGCGACTCGAAGATCGGGCTCACGGCGAAACAGCCCGGCCTCGGCAAACACGAGTGGCTGGAGGGCCAGCGGAAACACCGCGAGCAGACCGGTGAGGAGGCCGACTGA
- a CDS encoding DUF188 domain-containing protein has protein sequence MTDDARADRPESSPAGDARAEGLAGDGSEGIPVVALDASALMAPVEADLRLFEELDRLLGGYDAVVPTAVLAELDGLQGGNGAEATAASVGADLAERAEAVETDESYADDALVALAAAGRVDAVVTNDGPLADRVLAADAPVIGLRGRNTLAITEP, from the coding sequence GTGACCGACGACGCCCGCGCGGACCGTCCGGAGTCGAGCCCCGCGGGCGACGCCCGCGCCGAGGGCCTCGCGGGAGACGGCTCCGAGGGAATTCCGGTCGTCGCGCTCGACGCGAGCGCGCTGATGGCGCCGGTCGAGGCCGACCTGCGGCTGTTCGAGGAGTTAGACCGGCTCCTCGGCGGCTACGACGCCGTGGTGCCGACGGCGGTGCTCGCGGAGCTCGACGGGCTCCAGGGCGGCAACGGCGCCGAGGCGACCGCCGCGAGCGTCGGGGCGGACCTCGCGGAGCGGGCGGAGGCGGTAGAGACGGACGAATCGTACGCCGACGACGCGCTCGTCGCCCTGGCCGCGGCCGGCCGGGTCGACGCCGTCGTCACCAACGACGGGCCCCTCGCGGACCGGGTGCTGGCCGCGGACGCACCAGTAATCGGTTTAAGGGGTCGGAACACACTGGCGATAACGGAACCCTAG